One uncultured Pseudodesulfovibrio sp. genomic window carries:
- the fdnG gene encoding formate dehydrogenase-N subunit alpha, giving the protein MHTNRRNFLKLSAVAATATAFGGLGFGCKAKTATLPNYAAALDPKWSKQTTSVCCYCAVGCGLVVNTSLKDMKAVNVEGDPDHPISEGSLCAKGASIWQLGDNDRRPDSVLYRAPYSKEFKKVSLSWAMETIAKRIKETRDKTWTEKNAKGQVVNRCDGIASLGSAALDNEECWAYQTMLRSLGLVYIEHQARIUHSATVAALAESFGRGAMTNHWIDIQNSNCVLIMGSNAAENHPISFKWVTRAQEKGATLIHIDPRFTRTSAKADFYAGIRSGADIAVLGGMIKYILDNDLIFKDYVVNYTNASFIVGDKFSFEDGLFSGYNEATRSYDKSNWAFAMDAEGNPKKDPTLSDPRCVYQLLKKHYERYDMDKVVSISGMPKEALTKLYETYAATGKKDKAGTIMYAMGWTQHSVGVQNIRTMAMIQLLLGNIGVAGGGVNALRGESNVQGSTDHCLLFHIIPGYLATPQGSEPTLEAYNKAHTPVSHDPKSANWWGNFPKYSASLLKSMWQNDDPEVAYNYLPRLDSLSAREYSWLSLFDKMDEGQFKGLLSWGMNPACSGANSNKTRQALTKLDWLVNVNIFPNETGWFWEGPGMDPTKIKTEVFFLPCAVSIEKEGSVTNSGRWMQWRYKGPDSPNGQKPDGDLMYELMKEIQHLYVKEGGVYPEPITRLTWDAIATNGVFDPHKTAKLINGHFTRDIEIKGKMYKKGEQVPSFAFLQADGSTTSGNWLYCHSYTEKGNMAARRDLTQTPEQANIGLYPNFSWCWPVNRRVLYNRASVDLKGNPYNPEKAVIAWNGEKWIGDVPDGGWAPGTKYAFIMRKNGFGQLYGPGRADGPFPEYYEPLECPVKSHPFSNTLHNPTALKFDDEEKAVCDPRYPLVGTTYRVTEHWQTGVMTRNQPWLIEAEPQVFVEMSEELAELRGIENGEKVTVDSVRGSIWAKAIVTKRLKPFTVQGTIVHQVGLPWHFGWSWPKDGGDSANILTPSVGDPNTGIPETKAFMVNVRKA; this is encoded by the coding sequence ATGCACACCAACCGTAGAAACTTCCTCAAGCTCTCCGCTGTCGCGGCCACGGCCACGGCATTCGGCGGCCTGGGGTTCGGCTGCAAGGCCAAGACGGCGACGTTGCCGAACTACGCCGCCGCTTTGGACCCGAAATGGAGCAAGCAGACCACATCCGTATGCTGTTACTGCGCAGTGGGCTGTGGCCTGGTCGTGAACACGTCCCTCAAGGACATGAAGGCCGTCAACGTGGAAGGTGACCCCGATCATCCGATCAGCGAGGGTTCGCTGTGCGCCAAGGGCGCTTCCATCTGGCAGCTGGGCGACAACGACCGCCGTCCGGATTCCGTCCTGTACCGGGCACCCTATTCCAAGGAATTCAAGAAGGTCTCCCTGTCCTGGGCAATGGAAACCATCGCCAAGCGGATCAAGGAAACCCGCGACAAGACCTGGACCGAGAAGAACGCCAAGGGCCAGGTAGTCAACCGCTGCGACGGCATCGCCTCCCTGGGATCCGCCGCTCTCGACAACGAGGAGTGCTGGGCCTACCAGACCATGCTCCGCAGCCTCGGCCTGGTGTACATCGAGCACCAGGCGCGTATCTGACACAGCGCGACTGTTGCGGCTCTGGCAGAGTCGTTCGGACGCGGTGCGATGACCAACCACTGGATTGACATCCAGAACTCCAACTGTGTTCTCATCATGGGCAGCAACGCTGCGGAGAACCATCCCATTTCCTTCAAGTGGGTGACCAGGGCGCAGGAAAAGGGCGCAACCCTTATCCACATCGACCCCCGGTTCACCAGGACCTCGGCCAAGGCCGACTTCTACGCGGGTATCCGTTCGGGTGCCGACATCGCCGTCCTGGGCGGCATGATCAAGTACATCCTGGACAACGACCTGATCTTCAAGGACTACGTTGTCAATTACACCAACGCATCCTTCATCGTCGGCGACAAGTTCTCCTTCGAAGACGGCTTGTTCTCCGGCTACAACGAAGCCACCCGGTCCTATGACAAGTCCAACTGGGCTTTTGCCATGGACGCCGAGGGCAACCCCAAAAAGGACCCGACCCTTTCCGATCCCCGTTGCGTGTATCAGTTGCTCAAGAAGCACTACGAACGCTACGACATGGACAAGGTCGTTTCCATCTCTGGCATGCCCAAGGAAGCCCTGACCAAGCTGTACGAGACCTACGCGGCCACCGGCAAAAAGGACAAGGCCGGGACCATCATGTACGCCATGGGCTGGACCCAGCATTCCGTGGGCGTGCAGAACATCCGCACCATGGCCATGATCCAGCTGCTGCTGGGCAACATCGGCGTGGCCGGCGGCGGCGTCAACGCCCTGCGTGGCGAATCCAACGTTCAGGGGTCCACGGACCACTGCCTGCTGTTCCACATCATTCCCGGCTACCTCGCGACCCCGCAGGGTTCCGAGCCCACCCTGGAAGCCTACAACAAGGCGCACACCCCGGTCTCCCATGATCCCAAGTCGGCCAACTGGTGGGGCAACTTCCCGAAGTACTCCGCCTCGCTGCTCAAGTCCATGTGGCAGAACGACGACCCCGAGGTCGCCTACAACTATCTGCCCAGGCTCGATTCGCTGTCCGCCCGGGAATACTCCTGGCTCAGCCTGTTCGACAAGATGGATGAGGGCCAGTTCAAGGGACTGCTGTCCTGGGGCATGAACCCGGCCTGTTCGGGCGCCAACTCCAACAAGACCAGGCAGGCCCTGACCAAGCTGGACTGGCTGGTGAACGTCAACATCTTCCCCAACGAGACCGGCTGGTTCTGGGAAGGACCGGGCATGGACCCGACCAAGATCAAGACCGAGGTCTTCTTCCTGCCCTGCGCCGTGTCCATCGAAAAGGAAGGTTCCGTCACCAACTCCGGTCGCTGGATGCAGTGGCGCTACAAGGGTCCGGACTCCCCCAACGGGCAGAAGCCCGACGGCGACCTCATGTATGAGCTGATGAAGGAGATCCAGCACCTGTACGTCAAGGAAGGCGGCGTGTACCCCGAGCCCATCACCCGGCTCACCTGGGACGCCATCGCCACCAACGGGGTCTTCGATCCGCACAAGACGGCAAAGCTGATCAACGGCCACTTCACCCGCGACATCGAGATCAAGGGCAAGATGTACAAGAAGGGCGAACAGGTTCCCAGCTTCGCCTTCCTGCAGGCCGACGGCTCGACCACATCGGGCAACTGGCTGTACTGCCACTCCTACACCGAAAAGGGCAACATGGCCGCCCGCCGCGACCTGACCCAGACCCCGGAGCAGGCCAACATCGGCCTGTATCCGAACTTCTCGTGGTGCTGGCCCGTCAACCGCCGCGTGCTCTACAACCGCGCTTCGGTCGATCTCAAGGGCAACCCCTACAACCCGGAGAAGGCGGTCATCGCCTGGAACGGCGAGAAGTGGATCGGCGACGTACCTGACGGCGGCTGGGCCCCCGGCACCAAGTACGCCTTCATCATGCGCAAGAACGGCTTCGGCCAGCTCTACGGCCCCGGCCGCGCGGACGGTCCGTTCCCGGAATACTACGAACCGCTGGAATGTCCGGTGAAGTCCCATCCCTTCTCGAACACCCTGCACAACCCGACCGCCCTCAAGTTCGACGACGAGGAAAAGGCCGTGTGCGATCCCAGGTACCCCCTGGTCGGCACCACCTATCGCGTCACCGAGCATTGGCAGACCGGCGTCATGACCCGCAACCAGCCCTGGCTGATCGAGGCCGAACCGCAGGTCTTCGTGGAAATGAGCGAGGAACTGGCAGAGCTCCGTGGTATCGAGAACGGCGAAAAGGTCACGGTCGATTCGGTGCGCGGCTCCATCTGGGCCAAGGCCATCGTGACCAAGCGGCTCAAGCCGTTCACCGTCCAGGGAACCATCGTCCATCAGGTCGGTCTGCCCTGGCACTTCGGCTGGTCGTGGCCCAAGGACGGCGGCGACTCCGCCAACATCCTGACCCCGTCCGTAGGCGACCCGAACACGGGTATCCCTGAAACCAAGGCCTTCATGGTCAACGTCCGTAAGGCGTAA
- a CDS encoding 4Fe-4S dicluster domain-containing protein, whose translation MSKTFFIDLTKCTACRGCQVACKQWKKLPATETENWGSHQNPKDLSGSTLKLVRFEEVETDNGLQWLFFPEQCRHCVEPPCLDAMTIPGSIIHDEETGAVVYTELTADEPDKDAFSIACPYSIPRVDEKSGRVVKCDMCVDRVKVGLLPACVKTCPTGAMNFGDRDEMLALAEERLAAATEKFPDAELVDADSVRVIYLVQTDPDSYYESLSADASGIRRGPLSRKQFLATLGRPVKRMSS comes from the coding sequence ATGAGTAAGACATTCTTCATCGACCTGACCAAGTGTACGGCCTGCCGTGGTTGCCAGGTTGCCTGCAAGCAATGGAAGAAACTGCCCGCCACAGAGACCGAAAACTGGGGCTCCCACCAGAACCCCAAGGATCTCTCGGGCTCGACCCTCAAGCTGGTCCGCTTCGAGGAAGTGGAGACCGACAACGGCCTGCAGTGGCTGTTCTTCCCGGAACAGTGCCGCCACTGCGTGGAGCCACCCTGCCTGGATGCCATGACCATTCCCGGTTCCATCATCCATGACGAGGAGACCGGCGCCGTTGTCTACACCGAACTGACCGCCGACGAACCCGACAAGGACGCCTTCTCCATCGCCTGTCCCTACAGCATCCCGCGCGTGGACGAGAAGTCCGGCCGGGTGGTGAAGTGCGACATGTGCGTGGACCGCGTCAAGGTCGGGCTCCTGCCCGCCTGCGTCAAGACCTGCCCCACCGGAGCCATGAACTTCGGCGACAGGGACGAGATGCTGGCCCTGGCCGAGGAGCGCCTGGCTGCCGCGACGGAGAAATTCCCCGACGCGGAACTGGTGGACGCCGACTCGGTGCGGGTCATCTACCTGGTGCAGACCGATCCGGACAGCTACTACGAGTCCCTGTCCGCCGACGCCTCCGGCATTCGGCGCGGCCCCCTGTCCAGGAAGCAGTTCCTGGCCACACTGGGACGTCCGGTCAAACGCATGTCCTCTTAA
- a CDS encoding formate dehydrogenase accessory protein FdhE, with the protein MERNMDLETSRLDRKLAQLRKKSYISAELIDMLDAVTHLQLAALPEAEVILPPDSELTPPEGVFQGVALINRENFPYDAKQAETLLGELVELVGKIEGPLGKGARMVGEALEKGELTPEELFRHILDDDTTFFASWAERMPEAPRTLPFLALASMGPSIEAAAGMLAEKLPEMKVMPVGTCPICGSMPLISSLEQKEGFRHATCSFCRHHYRIKRIACPVCGEDDHKKLTFFTVDEEPGFRVDVCDSCKSYVKTIDFREMDRVALPVLDDLDSLALDYVAANQGYRRATLSAWGF; encoded by the coding sequence ATGGAACGCAACATGGACCTTGAGACCAGCAGGCTCGACCGCAAGCTGGCGCAGCTCAGAAAGAAGTCTTACATCTCCGCCGAACTCATCGACATGCTCGATGCCGTGACGCATCTTCAACTGGCCGCTCTCCCCGAGGCCGAGGTGATCCTGCCCCCGGACAGCGAGCTTACCCCACCCGAGGGCGTGTTCCAGGGCGTAGCCCTGATCAACCGCGAGAACTTCCCCTATGACGCCAAACAGGCCGAAACCCTGCTCGGCGAGCTGGTCGAGTTGGTCGGCAAGATCGAAGGCCCCCTGGGCAAGGGAGCCCGCATGGTCGGCGAAGCCCTGGAAAAGGGCGAGTTGACCCCGGAGGAGTTGTTCCGCCACATCCTGGACGATGACACGACCTTTTTCGCCAGCTGGGCCGAACGCATGCCCGAGGCACCCCGGACCCTGCCCTTCCTGGCCCTGGCATCCATGGGCCCGTCCATCGAGGCCGCAGCCGGAATGCTGGCCGAAAAGCTGCCCGAAATGAAGGTCATGCCCGTGGGCACCTGCCCGATATGCGGGTCCATGCCGTTGATCTCCTCCCTGGAGCAGAAAGAAGGCTTCAGGCACGCCACCTGTTCGTTTTGCCGCCATCACTACCGTATCAAGCGCATCGCCTGCCCGGTCTGCGGCGAGGACGACCACAAGAAGCTGACCTTTTTCACCGTGGACGAGGAACCCGGATTCCGGGTGGACGTCTGCGATTCATGCAAGAGCTATGTGAAAACCATAGACTTCCGGGAGATGGACCGCGTGGCGCTTCCGGTTCTTGATGACCTCGATTCACTGGCCCTGGACTACGTGGCTGCGAACCAGGGATACCGGCGGGCCACGCTGTCCGCCTGGGGGTTCTAA
- a CDS encoding IS1595 family transposase, with translation MPETQRDVMPKNSHILPVIPPPDAAAFEALLHDEDKAREYFLELAWPTGDPFCPRCGHRKVYTLSGERLRCASCKYTFQPFSGRWINNGALSPAEWLRLIVLFVEERSVHQMKEELSLSYNTVYKALTAIRFAILANALDARQLISPATGLDSYLKGNRLTGGPREMRMDTIPVYGILRRDDLVFIDLVPGFQAETLFHFHMNFHLKLIRSGNLVYTDRYKEYDALMFCGNDSLPYEVIRRYDEPPHIDAVNDEFWEYAQSRIKKFRGISCQRFPLYMKELEFRFNNRHKPLGEILAAYLCALVPNTD, from the coding sequence ATGCCCGAAACGCAACGGGACGTCATGCCGAAAAATTCGCACATCCTCCCGGTCATTCCGCCGCCGGACGCCGCCGCCTTCGAGGCGCTGCTCCACGACGAGGACAAGGCCAGGGAATATTTCCTGGAACTGGCCTGGCCCACAGGCGACCCCTTCTGTCCGCGCTGCGGACATCGCAAGGTCTACACCCTGTCCGGGGAACGCCTGCGTTGCGCGTCATGCAAATACACCTTCCAGCCCTTTTCGGGCCGGTGGATAAATAACGGCGCGCTCAGCCCGGCCGAGTGGCTGCGGCTCATCGTCCTGTTCGTGGAGGAACGCTCGGTCCACCAGATGAAGGAGGAGCTGAGCCTGTCCTATAACACGGTCTACAAGGCGTTGACCGCCATCCGCTTCGCCATTCTGGCCAATGCGCTGGACGCCCGACAGCTCATCAGCCCGGCCACCGGCCTGGACTCCTACCTCAAGGGCAACCGGCTGACAGGCGGCCCGCGCGAGATGCGCATGGACACGATCCCGGTCTACGGCATCCTGCGCCGCGACGACCTGGTCTTCATAGACCTCGTGCCCGGGTTCCAGGCCGAGACCCTGTTCCACTTCCACATGAACTTCCACCTCAAGCTCATCCGTTCGGGCAACCTGGTCTACACCGACCGCTACAAGGAATATGACGCGCTCATGTTCTGCGGCAACGACTCCCTGCCCTACGAGGTCATTCGGCGCTACGACGAACCCCCTCACATCGACGCGGTGAACGACGAGTTCTGGGAATACGCCCAGTCGCGCATCAAGAAATTCCGGGGCATCTCCTGTCAGCGCTTCCCGCTGTACATGAAGGAACTGGAGTTCCGGTTCAACAACCGCCACAAGCCTCTGGGAGAAATCCTGGCCGCCTACCTCTGCGCGCTGGTTCCGAATACGGACTAA
- a CDS encoding EF-hand domain-containing protein — protein MDIQSVSSMSGMMGMQGGMMRPPEKPDAEEMASDFLDAMDSDGDGQLSQSEFAVGDGETIDTEAFDALDTNQDGFVSQEELEADAQSKIDTMASQLQSGSLFSGIEQTGDSEQFQQLLDMMGSSSTDQASGAQAYGQMQGGGYDTSAYGSVLSMSA, from the coding sequence ATGGATATTCAATCCGTGAGTTCCATGAGCGGCATGATGGGAATGCAGGGCGGTATGATGCGGCCTCCGGAGAAGCCGGATGCCGAGGAGATGGCCAGCGATTTCCTCGATGCCATGGATTCGGACGGCGATGGCCAACTCAGCCAGTCGGAGTTTGCGGTGGGAGATGGCGAGACCATCGACACCGAGGCGTTCGACGCTCTGGACACCAACCAGGACGGCTTTGTCTCCCAGGAGGAGCTTGAGGCCGACGCCCAGTCCAAGATCGACACCATGGCTTCGCAGCTCCAGTCCGGGAGCCTGTTCTCCGGCATCGAGCAGACCGGCGACAGCGAGCAGTTCCAGCAGTTGCTGGACATGATGGGTTCCTCTTCAACAGATCAGGCGTCCGGCGCCCAAGCCTATGGGCAGATGCAGGGGGGCGGGTACGATACGAGTGCGTACGGCTCGGTCCTGAGCATGAGCGCGTAG
- a CDS encoding ABC transporter substrate-binding protein has protein sequence MTLAGCNRSQQTAAEDGRTPGVTDDTITLGSSLTLSGHAGYLGTQTLQGARAYLRYVNEQGGVHGRMIRIEAEDDSYDPPQCLANTQRFIIDKKVFALFCYVGTPTTIKALPLVEDARIPLIGMFTGANALRQPPNRYVINIRASYYQETMAAVRHMVEDLGLTKIAVFYQYDAYGFDGLIGTELALKKFSMEPVARGSYIRGTLDVQDGLDRIRKSGAEAVVMIGTYGACARFINLSEEEGFNPIFYTVSFVGAEELAWRVGRASPAHVFMSQVVPPPVESDDANDSASNYVKLLGRYYPDDTPSFVGLEGFLNAEILVEGLRRAGRDLTREGFIKAIESIKDFKLGPNLTITYGPYDRQGLDAIHFTKLYDGKFIPFTDWAEFKRDMRVAR, from the coding sequence CTGACGCTGGCCGGTTGCAACCGGTCACAGCAAACCGCGGCCGAGGACGGCAGAACGCCGGGCGTGACCGACGACACAATCACTCTTGGTTCCTCCCTGACCCTGTCCGGACACGCAGGCTATCTGGGCACCCAGACCCTGCAGGGCGCGAGGGCCTATCTCCGCTACGTCAACGAGCAGGGCGGGGTGCACGGACGCATGATCCGGATCGAGGCAGAGGACGACTCCTACGACCCGCCCCAGTGCCTGGCCAACACCCAGCGATTCATCATCGACAAAAAAGTCTTCGCGCTGTTCTGCTACGTGGGCACCCCGACAACCATCAAGGCCCTGCCCCTGGTCGAGGACGCCCGCATCCCGCTCATCGGCATGTTCACCGGGGCCAACGCGCTCAGGCAACCGCCCAACCGTTACGTCATCAATATTCGCGCCTCCTACTACCAGGAGACAATGGCCGCCGTCCGGCACATGGTCGAGGATCTGGGCTTGACCAAGATCGCGGTCTTCTACCAATACGACGCCTACGGCTTCGACGGCCTCATCGGCACCGAGCTGGCGCTCAAGAAATTCAGCATGGAGCCCGTGGCCCGCGGTTCCTACATCCGTGGCACGCTGGACGTTCAGGACGGTCTGGACCGTATCCGCAAGTCCGGGGCCGAAGCCGTGGTCATGATCGGCACCTACGGGGCCTGTGCCCGGTTCATCAACCTTTCCGAGGAAGAGGGCTTCAACCCGATCTTCTACACCGTGTCCTTTGTCGGCGCGGAAGAACTGGCCTGGCGCGTGGGCAGGGCCTCTCCGGCCCATGTGTTCATGTCCCAGGTGGTCCCGCCGCCCGTAGAGTCCGATGACGCCAACGATTCGGCCTCCAACTACGTCAAGCTGCTGGGCCGCTACTACCCGGACGACACCCCGAGCTTCGTCGGGCTGGAAGGCTTCCTCAACGCCGAGATACTGGTCGAGGGGCTGCGCCGGGCGGGCCGCGACCTGACCCGGGAAGGATTCATCAAGGCCATCGAGTCCATCAAGGACTTCAAGCTTGGCCCGAATCTGACCATCACCTACGGCCCCTACGACCGCCAGGGATTGGACGCCATCCATTTCACCAAGCTGTACGACGGCAAGTTCATTCCCTTCACGGATTGGGCCGAGTTCAAACGGGACATGAGGGTGGCGCGATGA
- a CDS encoding response regulator, protein MKDKVLVIDDERPTLKMFTLLLSAYGYEVLTAENGLEGVETFRRESPELVLTDIKMPVMDGIEALKAIKKIDPATEVIVITGHGDMDLAIQALNLDATDFINKPLKREALEKALTRAKERMNIARNSEGQVILEEKDRAVVIGVRGNVSAMTIPRLSEAFEKAVSMNKEAVLIEFEKNASINGAGITGLTKLLSDSEGSGVRIYLAGLSSNFRSVFEALGITRYAELFDQDKETLTDA, encoded by the coding sequence ATGAAAGACAAAGTACTGGTCATAGACGACGAACGACCCACTCTGAAGATGTTCACCCTTCTGCTCTCGGCCTACGGCTACGAGGTGCTGACCGCCGAGAACGGTCTGGAAGGGGTCGAGACCTTCCGACGGGAGTCTCCGGAGCTGGTGCTGACGGATATCAAGATGCCGGTCATGGATGGCATCGAGGCCCTGAAGGCCATCAAGAAGATAGACCCGGCTACCGAGGTCATCGTCATCACCGGACACGGCGACATGGACCTGGCCATCCAGGCCCTGAACCTCGACGCAACGGATTTCATCAACAAGCCGCTCAAGCGCGAAGCTTTGGAAAAGGCCCTGACGCGGGCCAAGGAGCGCATGAATATCGCGCGCAACAGCGAGGGGCAGGTGATCCTGGAGGAAAAGGACCGGGCTGTGGTTATCGGCGTACGGGGCAATGTCTCGGCCATGACCATTCCCAGGCTCTCCGAAGCCTTTGAGAAGGCCGTGTCCATGAACAAGGAGGCCGTGCTCATCGAGTTCGAGAAAAACGCCTCCATCAACGGTGCGGGAATCACCGGCCTGACCAAGCTTTTGAGCGACAGCGAGGGCTCGGGCGTGCGGATCTACCTGGCCGGTCTGTCGAGCAACTTCCGGTCGGTGTTCGAAGCCCTTGGGATCACCCGTTATGCCGAGTTGTTCGACCAGGACAAGGAGACGCTGACCGACGCCTAG
- the fdhD gene encoding formate dehydrogenase accessory sulfurtransferase FdhD, with the protein MSPESYEYDVHEYKQGFTRKKISSIREVPLTIMLNGREVVTLLCTAKYPEYLAVGFLKSDAFISSPAQLTDLTVHDEGDRLVAEVEVCHDPWKDRIMERSITSGCGKGTNFGRNVATISKRKVGGDVRVTPDQILALAKELHERSTLYKQTRGCHNSSLCTPEEMLLFREDIGRHNAIDMLCGQCFLDDVAVDDKMIVSTGRIASEILLKVVRIGVPVLASTAVATSFSVELAKKTGITLIGNIKDDSFWVYNDNGRIVGF; encoded by the coding sequence ATGAGTCCGGAATCATACGAATACGACGTCCACGAGTACAAGCAGGGGTTCACCCGCAAGAAGATCAGCTCCATCCGGGAGGTGCCGCTGACCATCATGCTCAACGGCCGCGAGGTGGTCACCCTCTTGTGTACCGCGAAGTACCCCGAGTACCTGGCCGTGGGCTTTCTCAAGTCCGACGCCTTCATCTCCAGCCCGGCCCAGCTCACGGACCTGACCGTTCATGACGAAGGCGACCGGCTGGTGGCCGAGGTGGAGGTCTGCCACGACCCGTGGAAGGACCGGATCATGGAGCGGTCCATCACTTCGGGCTGCGGCAAGGGCACCAACTTCGGGCGCAACGTGGCGACCATCTCCAAACGCAAGGTGGGCGGCGACGTGCGCGTCACCCCGGACCAGATCCTGGCCCTGGCCAAGGAACTGCACGAACGCTCCACGCTGTACAAGCAAACGCGCGGCTGCCACAACTCGTCCCTGTGCACGCCTGAAGAAATGCTCCTGTTCCGCGAGGACATCGGGCGACACAACGCCATCGACATGCTCTGCGGTCAATGCTTCCTGGACGACGTGGCCGTGGACGACAAGATGATTGTCTCCACCGGACGGATCGCCTCGGAGATCCTGCTCAAGGTCGTCCGCATCGGCGTCCCGGTTCTGGCCTCAACGGCCGTGGCCACCAGCTTCTCCGTGGAACTCGCCAAAAAGACCGGCATCACCCTGATCGGCAACATCAAGGACGACAGTTTCTGGGTCTACAACGACAACGGGCGGATCGTGGGCTTCTGA
- a CDS encoding ATP-binding protein, with amino-acid sequence MSISERLHARFTRIGLREKLLFSMLAAVLFISVAIALISRWILVSSLTNELEMRGFAIAHSVAERGGSYLLDNDIPKLLVLIFDEARLRQRKDLVAYIFIEDQSGNILAHTLTHQLPDNLRANTLPPGKPDSIKLMELGGQEVYDLAAAINEGLYRIGTVHVGLNKRHIDSLVGKLRVAFLGFISAVVVITIILSSWLSKYISKPVSDLTRLSDEISRGNFDIPLKLGSGEDWNTAECPAFSNTDLPCWHFDQSRSGQTPAETHRKCADCAFYRKHTGDEVVQLGDSFRNMVWSIKLYRRRLRESEEKYRSLFDSGPDPIFVVECGSGTIRDANPRTTELYGYSREELLDLPFLSLGPEHNPACLDFFTEGGGGCVYYPKRLHYKKGGEPFFVNMHACPISYRGKQAIIIAVTDITELIEKDAQLIQAAKMKSLGEMSAGVAHEINQPLNAIKVGSEFLSMMQEEDLDIPKEHFKEVVNEISTQVDRAAEIIDTLRSFGRKSDLMVESVDLNQPVRAVLSMVRRQFELDNIRFELGLSDGLVPVRAHSNRLQQVLFNLVTNARDAINDVSHADGGGDRRILIRTGNHEDRVFIEVEDTGGGIDEKDQQKIFEPFFTTKEAGQGMGLGLAITYGIIKDYGGEIRIDSTKGRGTVFRMEFPAEAARGETKA; translated from the coding sequence ATGAGCATCAGCGAACGCCTGCACGCCCGTTTCACCCGCATCGGGCTGCGCGAAAAACTGCTTTTCTCCATGCTGGCAGCGGTCCTGTTCATCTCCGTGGCCATCGCCCTGATCTCGCGCTGGATCCTGGTCTCGTCCCTGACCAACGAGCTCGAGATGCGCGGCTTTGCCATCGCCCATTCCGTGGCCGAGCGCGGCGGCTCCTATCTTTTGGACAACGACATCCCCAAGCTTCTGGTGCTCATCTTCGACGAGGCCAGGCTCAGGCAGCGCAAGGATCTGGTGGCCTACATCTTCATCGAGGACCAGTCGGGCAACATCCTGGCCCACACCCTGACCCACCAGCTGCCCGACAACCTGCGCGCCAACACCCTGCCGCCGGGCAAACCCGACTCCATCAAGCTGATGGAGCTGGGCGGACAGGAGGTCTATGACCTGGCTGCGGCCATCAACGAGGGGCTATACCGCATCGGCACGGTCCACGTGGGCCTGAACAAGCGGCACATAGACTCCCTGGTGGGCAAGTTGCGGGTGGCCTTTCTCGGCTTCATCTCGGCGGTGGTGGTCATCACCATCATCCTGTCTTCCTGGCTGTCCAAATACATCTCCAAACCGGTTTCGGATCTGACCCGACTGTCCGACGAAATCAGCCGGGGCAACTTCGACATACCGCTCAAGCTCGGTTCGGGCGAGGACTGGAACACCGCCGAGTGTCCGGCCTTTTCCAACACGGACCTGCCCTGCTGGCACTTCGACCAGTCGCGCAGCGGACAGACTCCCGCCGAGACCCACCGCAAGTGCGCAGACTGCGCCTTTTACCGCAAGCATACCGGCGACGAGGTGGTCCAGCTCGGCGACTCCTTCCGGAACATGGTCTGGTCCATCAAGCTCTACCGGCGCAGGCTGCGCGAGTCCGAAGAGAAATACCGCTCCCTGTTCGACTCCGGCCCGGACCCGATCTTCGTCGTGGAGTGCGGCAGCGGAACCATCCGGGACGCCAACCCCCGGACCACCGAGTTGTACGGCTATTCCCGCGAGGAACTCTTGGACTTGCCCTTCCTGAGCCTCGGCCCGGAGCACAACCCGGCCTGCCTGGATTTCTTCACCGAGGGCGGTGGCGGCTGCGTCTACTATCCCAAACGGCTGCACTACAAGAAAGGCGGCGAGCCCTTCTTCGTGAACATGCACGCCTGCCCCATCTCCTACCGGGGCAAGCAGGCCATCATCATCGCGGTCACGGACATCACCGAACTCATCGAAAAGGACGCCCAGCTCATCCAGGCCGCCAAGATGAAATCCCTGGGCGAGATGTCCGCGGGCGTGGCCCACGAGATCAACCAGCCGCTCAACGCCATCAAGGTGGGCAGCGAATTCCTGTCCATGATGCAGGAAGAAGACCTGGATATCCCCAAGGAACATTTCAAGGAAGTGGTCAACGAGATCTCGACCCAGGTCGATCGGGCCGCCGAGATCATCGACACCCTGCGATCCTTCGGCCGCAAATCCGATCTGATGGTGGAGTCCGTGGACCTGAACCAACCGGTCCGCGCGGTCCTGTCCATGGTCCGGCGGCAGTTCGAGCTGGACAACATCCGCTTCGAACTGGGCCTGTCCGACGGCCTCGTACCGGTGCGGGCCCACTCCAACCGGCTCCAGCAGGTGCTGTTCAACCTGGTGACCAACGCCCGCGACGCCATCAACGACGTTTCCCATGCCGACGGCGGCGGAGACCGGCGCATCCTGATCCGCACCGGCAACCACGAGGACAGGGTGTTCATCGAGGTGGAAGACACGGGCGGTGGTATTGACGAGAAGGACCAGCAAAAGATATTCGAACCGTTTTTCACGACCAAGGAAGCCGGTCAGGGCATGGGCCTGGGCCTGGCCATCACGTACGGCATTATCAAGGACTACGGCGGGGAAATCCGCATCGACAGCACCAAGGGGCGCGGCACGGTCTTCCGCATGGAATTTCCGGCCGAAGCCGCGCGAGGAGAGACCAAGGCATGA